A stretch of Macadamia integrifolia cultivar HAES 741 chromosome 7, SCU_Mint_v3, whole genome shotgun sequence DNA encodes these proteins:
- the LOC122083264 gene encoding salicylic acid-binding protein 2-like, protein MGCSRESERLGMLVAVVVVLLQLNLVVNGQSSSQPKHCNFTQTPRCLKNVTGLGHVVLVHGIGQGEWYWYKVKPILEAGGYNVTTIQLGPSVTSPVNSIKNVTFWNYSQPLFDLMDCINHSVFIVSHSAGGFNMAVAMEKYPKKIRAAVFVAAYMPDTAHNMSYVLDEQPKYPPDSDPHWEDTCTVTSGNNKWYFFGGDFLSDRLYERATTEDIALLYTQRRPASFFENELAKIQLSNDSYGSLDRYYILTGSDLALLIQFQRHMVSEFPVKDQMFIKRAGHEVMLSKPILLCGHLFDIFRRYGNLSDEKHQLGTVWPVKISAKPDSI, encoded by the exons atgggttgtTCTAGGGAGAGTGAAAGATTGGGCATgttggtggcggtggtggttgTGTTATTGCAGCTGAACTTGGTAGTGAATGGACAAAGCTCATCACAACCAAAACACTGCAACTTCACTCAAACGCCACGGTGCCTTAAAAATGTGACTGGGTTGGGTCATGTGGTTCTTGTACATGGTATCGGCCAAGGAGAATGGTACTGGTATAAGGTTAAACCCATACTTGAGGCTGGAGGGTATAACGTGACAACCATTCAACTTGGTCCTTCAGTCACCAGTCCtgtgaattcaataaaaaatgtTACATTCTGGAATTACTCACAGCCATTGTTTGATCTGATGGATTGCATAAACCATAGTGTTTTTATTGTGAGTCACAGTGCAGGAGGCTTCAATATGGCTGTTGCAATGGAGAAATACCCCAAAAAGATACGTGCTGCTGTCTTTGTTGCTGCTTACATGCCCGATACTGCCCACAACATGTCTTATGTCCTTGatgag CAACCTAAGTATCCACCAGACAGTGATCCACACTGGGAGGACACTTGTACCGTGACTAGTGGGAACAACAAATGGTACTTTTTTggtggtgatttcttgagtgaCAGACTATATGAAAGGGCCACTActgag GATATAGCGCTCTTGTATACACAGAGAAGGCCAGCATCATTCTTTGAAAATGAATTGGCTAAAATTCAGCTCTCAAATGACAGTTATGGGTCACTTGATCGATACTACATTTTAACCGGAAGTGATTTAGCATTGCTCATCCAATTTCAACGCCATATGGTTTCGGAATTTCCAGTGAAGGATCAAATGTTTATAAAGAGGGCTGGTCATGAGGTCATGCTTTCCAAACCCATACTCTTGTGTGGTCATCTCTTCGATATTTTCAGACGCTATGGGAACCTTTCAGACGAGAAGCACCAACTTGGGACGGTTTGGCCGGTCAAGATTAGCGCCAAACCGGATTCAATCTAG
- the LOC122084909 gene encoding salicylic acid-binding protein 2-like, with translation MLVAVVVVLLQLNLVVNGQSSSQPKHCNFTQTPRCLKNVTGLGHVVLVHGIGQGEWYWYKVKPILEAGGYNVTTIQLGPSVTSPVNSIKNVTFWNYSQPLFDLMDCINHSVFIVSHSAGGFNMAVAMEKYPKKIRAAVFVAAYMPDTAHNMSYVLDEQPKYPPDSDPHWEDTCTVTSGNNKWYFFGGDFLSDRLYERATTEDIALLYTQRRPASFFENELAKIQLSNDSYGSLDRYYILTGSDLALLIQFQRHMVSEFPVKDQMFIKRAGHEVMLSKPILLCGHLFDIFRRYGNLSDEKHQLGTVWPVKISAKPDSI, from the exons ATgttggtggcggtggtggttgTGTTATTGCAGCTGAACTTGGTAGTGAATGGACAAAGCTCATCACAACCAAAACACTGCAACTTCACTCAAACGCCACGGTGCCTTAAAAATGTGACTGGGTTGGGTCATGTGGTTCTTGTACATGGTATCGGCCAAGGAGAATGGTACTGGTATAAGGTTAAACCCATACTTGAGGCTGGAGGGTATAACGTGACAACCATTCAACTTGGTCCTTCAGTCACCAGTCCtgtgaattcaataaaaaatgtTACATTCTGGAATTACTCACAGCCATTGTTTGATCTGATGGATTGCATAAACCATAGTGTTTTTATTGTGAGTCACAGTGCAGGAGGCTTCAATATGGCTGTTGCAATGGAGAAATACCCCAAAAAGATACGTGCTGCTGTCTTTGTTGCTGCTTACATGCCCGATACTGCCCACAACATGTCTTATGTCCTTGatgag CAACCTAAGTATCCACCAGACAGTGATCCACACTGGGAGGACACTTGTACCGTGACTAGTGGGAACAACAAATGGTACTTTTTTggtggtgatttcttgagtgaCAGACTATATGAAAGGGCCACTActgag GATATAGCGCTCTTGTATACACAGAGAAGGCCAGCATCATTCTTTGAAAATGAATTGGCTAAAATTCAGCTCTCAAATGACAGTTATGGGTCACTTGATCGATACTACATTTTAACCGGAAGTGATTTAGCATTGCTCATCCAATTTCAACGCCATATGGTTTCGGAATTTCCAGTGAAGGATCAAATGTTTATAAAGAGGGCTGGTCATGAGGTCATGCTTTCCAAACCCATACTCTTGTGTGGTCATCTCTTCGATATTTTCAGACGCTATGGGAACCTTTCAGACGAGAAGCACCAACTTGGGACGGTTTGGCCGGTCAAGATTAGCGCCAAACCGGATTCAATCTAG